TCGGGCAGGAACACGGCGTCGTGCGATTGCAGCATGCGGCTCATCGGGGCGAAGAACTCGTCGCTGCACGCGACGGCTCGGGCGCCGAGGCGGGCGTCGGCCAGGTTGGTGGTGTAGCCGTGCCCGGCCTGCGGCGCGGCCCGCCCGGCGAGCGGCCGCCGGTTCCCGGTGCCGGCGGTGCCGGTGCTTGCGGTTGACGCCCCCTGCGTGGTGCCGCCCGGCATGGTGAAATCAGCCGCCATGAGGATGATGCTCCCGCCAGTGCCGGGCGATGTCGATGCGTCTGCAGCACCACACCCTCTCGTGCGCGAGCACGTGGTCCAGGAACCGCCGCAGGGCGGCGAAGCGGCCGGGCCGCCCAACGAGGCGGCAGTGCAGTCCCACCGACATCATGCGCGGCGTGTGCGCACCCTCGGCGTACAGCACGTCGAAGGAGTCGCGCAGGTAGGCGAAGAATTGATCGCCGGAGTTGAAACCCTGCGCGGTCGCGAAGCGCATGTCGTTGGCGTCGAGGGTGTACGGCACCACCAGGTGGGGGCGCGATTCGACCTCCGTCCAGAACGGCAGGTCGTCGTTGTAATCATCTGCGTCATAAAGAAATCCTCCCTCTTCCGCAACCAGCCGGCGGGTGTTGGGCCCGGTGCGTCCGGTGTACCAGCCGAGCGGCCGCTCCCCGGTCAGATCCCGGATGATGTCGATGGCGCGTTGCAGGTGCTCGCGCTCCACCGCCTCCGGCACCTCCTGGTAGTCGATCCAGCGGTAGCCGTGGCTGCAGATCTCGAAACCGTTGGCCAGGGCCGCTTCGGCCACCGGCGGGTTGCGCTGCAGCGCCATCGCCACCGCGAACACGGTAATCGGCACCGCGCGCTCCCGGAACAGCTCGAACAGGCGCCATACGCCGACCCGGCTGCCGTACTCGTAGATCGACTCCATGCTCATGTGGCGCCGGCCGGGAAGCGGGCGCGCGCCGACGATCTCCGACAGGAACGCCTCCGAGGTGGGGTCGCCGTGCAGGACGCAGTTCTCGCCGCCCTCCTCGTAGTTGACCACGAACTGCACCGCCAGCCGCGCCCCGTTCGGCCACTCGGCGTTCGGCGCAGCGGGACCGTAGCCCCGCAAGTCTCTCGGGTAGTAGCTTTCCATCGATCCCCGCGTATCGTACAGGAAGAATCGAACCGTTGCCGGCGGCCTGCAGCGGCGGTGTTTCCGAGGAGGCAACATGACAGCGGCGCGCATGGAACGAGTTTCGATCATTATTACCATCGTCGCGAGCGTCACCTTCGGGCTGATCGGCGTGGTGATTTCTCTCGCCAGCAGCTCCGGGGCGGTGTTTCTCGACGGTCTGTTTTCGCTCATCTTCGCCATGGTGGGGCTGCTCACGCTGTACGTTTCCGGCCTGGTGCAGCGTCCGCGCGACGACCAGTATCCGTTCGGCTACGCCACCTTCGAGCCGATGCTCAACCTGTTCAAGGGCATCCTGATCGCCCTGGCGCTGGTGTTCGCGGTGTGGAGCGCGGTGACGGCGCTGGCCGGCGGCGGGGTCGAGGTGGCGGCGGTCGGCGGCATCATCTACGCGGTCATCGCCGTGGTCGGAGGCGGCCTGATGGCGCTGGCGCTGCACTTCCTGGCGGCGCGTTCGCGCTCGCCGATCGTCGAGGTGGACGCCCGCAACGCGATCGTGGACACCATGATCTCGGGCGCGGTGGGGGTGGCGTTCGTGATCACCCTGCTGCTGCAGAACTCGCGCTGGTCGGCGGCGGCGCGCTACGCCGACCCGGTGATCATGCTGGCGATCGTGGCCATCGCCGCGCCGCAGCCGATCAAGACCATCCGCGCCAACTGGCACCAGTTGCTTGGGCGCGCCCCGGAACTCGCGGTGCAGGAACGCGTCTCGACCCTGGTGGAGCAGGTGCTGACCGCCGTGCCTCACTACGAGACCTACCTGCGGCTGACCGAGATAGGCCGCTACCTCTACATCCACCTGTACGTGATCGTGCCCGAGCACTCGGAGCAGCCGATCGACACCCCGCTGCACGACGAAATCCGGCGCCGCATCTACGACGCGCTGTCCGGCGAGTTTCCCCATCTCGCCCTGGATGTCGGCTTCACCATGGACGAGCAGTGGGCGCTCAGCAGCATGCCCTCGGCCGAGGCGGGAGAAGGCGCCCGCGCCCCAGCCACGGCAGATCAATAGTCAGCCGGCGGGTGGCCCGCGGTCAGAGGAGAAAGCGCGCGGCACCGGGATCCGGTGGGATCACGCCTCCGGGGCAGGGATCTGGCTCGGGCATGATGAAGTCCCAGGGGTTCACCAACGAGATGCCCGTCACTTCGAAATCGCTGACGTCGCGCGTCGCCACGCTCATCGTGTGCGTCCTGGCGATCGCCGCGATCTGTCCATCGGCGACATTGATCGGTCTGCCGGCTCGCTCGGCCGCCGCTGCCAAATCGCCGTAGGT
This window of the Spirochaetaceae bacterium genome carries:
- the puuE gene encoding allantoinase PuuE, producing MESYYPRDLRGYGPAAPNAEWPNGARLAVQFVVNYEEGGENCVLHGDPTSEAFLSEIVGARPLPGRRHMSMESIYEYGSRVGVWRLFELFRERAVPITVFAVAMALQRNPPVAEAALANGFEICSHGYRWIDYQEVPEAVEREHLQRAIDIIRDLTGERPLGWYTGRTGPNTRRLVAEEGGFLYDADDYNDDLPFWTEVESRPHLVVPYTLDANDMRFATAQGFNSGDQFFAYLRDSFDVLYAEGAHTPRMMSVGLHCRLVGRPGRFAALRRFLDHVLAHERVWCCRRIDIARHWREHHPHGG
- a CDS encoding cation transporter — encoded protein: MTAARMERVSIIITIVASVTFGLIGVVISLASSSGAVFLDGLFSLIFAMVGLLTLYVSGLVQRPRDDQYPFGYATFEPMLNLFKGILIALALVFAVWSAVTALAGGGVEVAAVGGIIYAVIAVVGGGLMALALHFLAARSRSPIVEVDARNAIVDTMISGAVGVAFVITLLLQNSRWSAAARYADPVIMLAIVAIAAPQPIKTIRANWHQLLGRAPELAVQERVSTLVEQVLTAVPHYETYLRLTEIGRYLYIHLYVIVPEHSEQPIDTPLHDEIRRRIYDALSGEFPHLALDVGFTMDEQWALSSMPSAEAGEGARAPATADQ